The following proteins are co-located in the Sporosarcina pasteurii genome:
- the yqiS gene encoding phosphate butyryltransferase: MVSLNSLINKASSSSVSPTVAVAAACDKEVLKAVHLAVEKSLASFILFDNQDELTQLMELYFPDLLDNKHVSIQHSATKEEAARETVKAVASGEAHVVMKGNLPTSVILQAVLHKEYGLRTGRVLSHVAAFEVPNFEQLFFITDAAMNIEPDLKAKAEIIQNAVETARACGIEQPIVAPLAAVETINPAMEPTIDAAALVAMNKRGQIKNCIVDGPLALDNAISIEAAAQKGLTGNTAGKANILLVPNIEAGNILYKSLIYFAKAKVGAIIQGAKAPIVLTSRADRAESKVYSLALAILAAQNQTILRRNI; the protein is encoded by the coding sequence ATGGTCAGTCTCAATTCTTTAATCAATAAGGCTTCTTCTTCAAGTGTTAGTCCAACAGTTGCCGTTGCTGCTGCATGTGACAAAGAAGTGCTTAAAGCAGTGCATCTGGCAGTGGAGAAGTCACTTGCATCCTTTATATTATTCGACAATCAAGACGAATTAACACAATTGATGGAATTATATTTTCCGGACTTGCTTGATAACAAGCATGTAAGTATACAACATAGTGCGACAAAAGAAGAGGCTGCTCGAGAAACTGTGAAAGCGGTCGCTAGTGGTGAAGCACATGTTGTTATGAAAGGAAACTTACCAACTTCTGTTATTTTACAAGCTGTTTTACATAAAGAATATGGCTTACGAACGGGAAGGGTTCTTTCTCATGTGGCAGCATTTGAAGTGCCTAACTTTGAACAGTTATTTTTTATTACAGATGCGGCGATGAACATCGAGCCTGATTTAAAAGCAAAGGCAGAAATTATTCAAAATGCAGTCGAAACAGCAAGAGCATGCGGCATTGAACAGCCAATTGTTGCGCCTCTTGCTGCGGTTGAGACGATTAATCCTGCAATGGAACCCACAATTGATGCTGCCGCACTAGTCGCGATGAATAAACGAGGCCAAATAAAGAATTGTATTGTAGATGGACCACTTGCACTAGACAATGCCATTTCAATTGAAGCAGCTGCACAAAAAGGGTTAACTGGAAACACAGCGGGTAAAGCTAATATTCTACTCGTTCCCAATATAGAAGCGGGAAACATTCTTTATAAGTCACTCATTTATTTTGCAAAAGCTAAGGTTGGCGCGATCATCCAAGGAGCAAAAGCACCCATAGTTCTAACTTCAAGGGCGGATCGTGCTGAAAGTAAAGTTTATTCACTGGCACTTGCAATATTAGCTGCACAAAATCAAACAATCCTTAGGAGGAATATATAA
- a CDS encoding sigma-54-dependent Fis family transcriptional regulator, whose amino-acid sequence MQNVLIIGAGTGGSIILDLLQNVELMNVSAIIDTDEYAPGIIRAKELGISFGNDWRKFLHDNVHIIFDVTGDELVFSQLLEAKHSQTVLIPGSVANLIVQLLQENHTYTKRIRAEMHKQRLIFDSIDEGMVGINANCEVDFFNKRASEMVGISIEDAIGKKVTDVIPLTKLKDVFKSGKSEVNQELVLANGLEIMTSRFPLYDQKGEIVGAFAVFKDMTEAIALAKEITDLEKVQTMLEAIIYSSDDAISVVDENGYGILVNPAYTRITGLTKDEVIGKPATADISEGESIHMKVLETKKPVRGVNMRIGENNNEVIVNVAPILMDDELKGSVGIIHDITEMRNLMNELDQARAIIRELESTNTFNDIRGDSAEIKIAIEQARIATDNDFTVLLRGEVGSGKALFAQAIHSEGTRKFNKFIRVNCTAIPPDVLEAKLFGKFSEGEKGKKEKTGLFEEIDNGTLFLDEIADLSLSTQRKLLHYLKTGEFYAVGSARPIQTSVHIITATCQNLEKAIHDGTFLAELYYLLNRIAIQIPPLRSRKEDIAPIVQHLLVKLNNELGMNVEVISYEAKRLLEQYDWPGNIRELENVINRAMIYMEQSEMILEAADVKKSLFSSNRSKEKSSLPAKSTLTSMMDDYERSILEQALTENEGNKSETANRLGISLRSLYYKLDKYNLA is encoded by the coding sequence TTGCAAAACGTTCTTATTATTGGTGCAGGAACAGGTGGCTCAATAATACTAGATCTTCTCCAAAACGTAGAATTAATGAATGTTAGTGCAATAATTGACACTGATGAATATGCACCAGGCATTATTCGTGCAAAAGAACTTGGGATTTCATTTGGTAACGATTGGCGAAAGTTTTTACACGATAATGTACACATTATTTTTGATGTTACTGGTGACGAATTGGTGTTCAGTCAACTTTTAGAGGCAAAGCATTCTCAAACTGTGTTAATTCCGGGGTCAGTTGCAAATCTAATTGTTCAATTACTACAAGAAAATCATACATATACAAAACGGATACGTGCAGAAATGCACAAACAACGCCTCATTTTTGATTCAATTGATGAAGGAATGGTAGGAATTAATGCGAATTGTGAAGTTGACTTTTTTAACAAGCGGGCATCAGAAATGGTTGGGATTTCAATTGAAGACGCGATTGGAAAAAAAGTTACCGATGTAATTCCATTGACAAAGCTTAAAGATGTATTTAAATCTGGAAAGTCAGAAGTCAACCAGGAACTTGTCCTTGCAAATGGCCTCGAGATTATGACGTCGAGATTTCCGTTATACGATCAAAAAGGTGAAATCGTTGGGGCATTTGCAGTGTTTAAAGATATGACTGAAGCAATTGCACTAGCAAAGGAAATTACGGACCTTGAAAAGGTTCAAACAATGCTTGAAGCAATTATTTATTCTAGTGATGACGCCATTTCCGTTGTGGATGAAAACGGTTACGGTATTTTAGTAAATCCTGCTTATACACGCATTACAGGTTTAACAAAAGATGAAGTGATTGGAAAACCTGCAACAGCGGATATAAGTGAAGGTGAGAGTATTCATATGAAAGTGTTAGAAACAAAAAAGCCAGTTCGTGGGGTCAATATGCGAATCGGCGAAAATAATAATGAAGTTATCGTAAATGTTGCACCGATACTAATGGATGATGAATTAAAAGGCAGTGTTGGGATCATTCATGATATCACTGAGATGAGAAATTTGATGAATGAGCTTGATCAAGCAAGAGCCATTATTAGAGAATTAGAATCGACAAATACATTTAACGATATACGTGGTGATTCTGCGGAGATAAAAATTGCGATTGAGCAAGCACGCATTGCCACCGATAATGATTTCACTGTATTACTTCGCGGGGAAGTTGGAAGTGGAAAAGCATTATTTGCACAAGCAATTCATAGTGAAGGTACGCGAAAGTTTAATAAGTTTATTCGGGTAAATTGTACAGCCATTCCCCCTGATGTTCTTGAAGCAAAACTTTTTGGGAAGTTTTCAGAAGGTGAAAAAGGAAAGAAAGAAAAAACTGGGTTATTTGAGGAAATAGACAATGGAACATTATTTTTAGATGAAATTGCTGATTTATCGCTTTCTACCCAACGTAAACTGCTTCACTATCTAAAAACGGGAGAGTTTTATGCAGTAGGCAGCGCGCGACCGATTCAGACATCTGTTCATATCATCACAGCAACGTGCCAAAATCTAGAAAAAGCAATTCACGACGGTACATTTTTAGCAGAACTTTATTACTTATTAAATCGTATTGCCATTCAAATTCCGCCACTTCGCAGTCGGAAAGAAGATATCGCACCAATCGTGCAACATTTACTAGTCAAATTAAACAATGAACTCGGCATGAACGTAGAAGTGATATCCTACGAAGCGAAACGATTGCTTGAGCAATACGATTGGCCTGGGAATATTAGGGAACTAGAAAACGTTATAAATCGGGCAATGATTTATATGGAGCAAAGCGAAATGATACTGGAAGCAGCCGATGTGAAAAAATCTCTTTTCTCATCCAATAGGAGTAAAGAGAAATCTAGTTTGCCAGCTAAAAGTACATTGACTTCGATGATGGATGACTATGAACGTTCTATCTTGGAACAAGCGCTGACCGAGAATGAAGGGAATAAATCAGAAACGGCTAATCGGTTAGGGATTTCACTCCGTTCTTTATATTATAAACTCGATAAATATAATCTTGCCTAG
- a CDS encoding DUF2627 domain-containing protein produces MARLAAFIVLLIPGLLAAGGIKFMRDSLYGIVFFPFIQSWIQFIVGLIMFTLGLGFFAGFLLHRDRKKGRVQERFVKHKKP; encoded by the coding sequence ATGGCGAGGCTAGCAGCTTTTATCGTACTTCTCATCCCTGGTTTATTGGCAGCTGGTGGAATAAAATTTATGAGAGATTCTTTATATGGAATTGTATTTTTCCCATTTATACAAAGTTGGATTCAATTTATTGTCGGTTTAATTATGTTTACATTGGGCCTTGGTTTTTTTGCAGGATTTTTATTACATAGAGATCGAAAAAAAGGCCGTGTTCAAGAAAGATTTGTAAAACACAAAAAACCTTGA
- the spo0A gene encoding sporulation transcription factor Spo0A — MNKIKLAIADDNKELVRTMTAYFDKNSEIEVIWTAHNGEVCLSKLKEDSPDILLLDIIMPHLDGIAVLETIGKTPEYGDLHVIMLTAFGQEDVMSQAANLGASYFMLKPFEFDRLTNQIFQVSGMQKSSMPSSHAPEEQSGVVSPKMLDKTITSIIKEIGVPAHIKGYAFLREAIQMVYSDVDLLGSVTKILYPDIAKKYNTTPSRVERAIRHAIEVAWNRGNYEVISKMFGYTVHHLKSKPTNSEFIAMIADKIRLEHMAS; from the coding sequence ATGAATAAGATTAAATTAGCCATTGCTGACGATAACAAGGAATTGGTAAGAACTATGACGGCTTACTTCGACAAGAATTCAGAAATAGAAGTGATTTGGACAGCGCATAATGGGGAAGTGTGCTTGTCGAAGCTTAAGGAAGATAGTCCAGATATTTTATTATTGGATATTATCATGCCACATCTTGATGGTATCGCTGTTTTAGAAACGATTGGTAAAACGCCAGAGTATGGAGACTTACATGTAATTATGCTGACGGCATTTGGTCAGGAAGATGTCATGAGCCAAGCTGCAAATTTAGGGGCATCTTATTTTATGTTAAAACCATTTGAATTTGATCGATTGACAAATCAAATCTTCCAAGTTTCTGGAATGCAGAAATCGAGTATGCCATCATCACATGCTCCTGAAGAACAATCGGGCGTAGTTAGTCCGAAAATGCTTGATAAAACAATTACTTCGATTATAAAAGAAATTGGTGTACCAGCACATATTAAAGGGTATGCATTTTTAAGAGAAGCGATTCAGATGGTTTATTCGGATGTAGATTTACTTGGATCAGTGACGAAAATATTGTATCCAGATATTGCTAAAAAATATAATACGACCCCATCACGTGTTGAACGAGCGATTCGACATGCCATTGAAGTCGCTTGGAATAGAGGGAATTATGAAGTCATATCGAAAATGTTTGGGTATACTGTACATCATTTGAAAAGTAAACCAACAAACTCAGAATTTATTGCAATGATTGCAGACAAAATTAGATTAGAACATATGGCTAGCTAA
- a CDS encoding SpoIVB peptidase S55 domain-containing protein, with the protein MGWSKQFKLMVSFSVVLMFLPVNSGIASANDKSLIPMGHSIGIKMDLSGVFLTNDVLLGKDEWLKAGDLIGQVDGAIISNVENFEDALTRVGNKEDISVLLTRNGETLTVRSDNEALKQLLPFLKDSTEGTGTLTYVDPEKKTYGALGHQIIDSSFKSPPSFKDGTIHLSEIEQIRKSSPGNPGYKISTIVKDKGTLGKIHKNGVYGIFGSWNNSYKEVLSEPLQIMHQRDVKVGKAEIFTTVKGTEVESFSIEITNVEQDQFHFKLTDSKLIETTGGILQGMSGSPVIQDGKFAGAVTHMFIDEPEKGAALFLETMRKGEN; encoded by the coding sequence ATGGGATGGAGTAAGCAGTTTAAGTTGATGGTATCGTTTTCTGTCGTCTTAATGTTTTTGCCAGTCAATTCGGGTATCGCGTCCGCAAATGACAAATCACTGATTCCGATGGGGCATTCAATCGGTATTAAAATGGATTTGTCAGGTGTTTTTCTAACGAATGATGTTTTACTTGGCAAAGATGAATGGTTGAAAGCTGGAGATCTAATCGGACAAGTAGATGGTGCCATCATATCGAATGTTGAAAATTTTGAAGACGCATTAACAAGAGTTGGAAATAAAGAAGATATCTCAGTTCTACTGACTAGAAATGGGGAAACACTTACAGTCCGATCGGATAACGAAGCATTGAAACAATTACTTCCATTCCTAAAAGATAGCACAGAAGGCACAGGAACCTTAACGTATGTTGATCCTGAGAAGAAAACATACGGTGCACTCGGCCATCAAATTATTGATAGTTCATTCAAATCACCCCCATCATTCAAAGATGGAACCATTCATTTATCGGAAATTGAGCAAATTAGAAAGAGCTCACCAGGAAATCCTGGATATAAAATTTCCACGATTGTCAAAGATAAGGGAACACTCGGAAAGATTCATAAAAATGGTGTATATGGAATATTTGGTTCATGGAATAACTCCTACAAGGAAGTGTTATCCGAACCATTACAGATTATGCACCAACGAGACGTAAAGGTTGGCAAAGCAGAAATATTTACAACGGTTAAAGGGACAGAAGTTGAGTCTTTTTCAATTGAAATCACAAATGTTGAGCAGGATCAATTTCATTTTAAACTAACCGATTCTAAGCTTATTGAAACAACTGGCGGTATATTACAGGGAATGAGTGGAAGTCCCGTCATTCAAGATGGAAAATTTGCTGGCGCAGTGACTCATATGTTTATCGATGAACCTGAAAAAGGGGCAGCGCTTTTCTTAGAAACAATGCGGAAAGGGGAAAACTAA
- the recN gene encoding DNA repair protein RecN: protein MLNELTIRNFAIIKHLDVSFKKGLTVLTGETGAGKSIIIDAVQLLAGGRGSQGFIRHGADRAELEGLFMIEDPTHPVLRTLENFGIQADEETIILRRDINANGKSVCRINGKLVTIAIMREVGASLIDIHGQHENQELMHERRHIHLLDQFAGKKMEKAYHSYTETYSNYTKLKKKLETANENEQQIAQRIDLYSFQLTEINNANLTIGEEEALEDEQRKLQNFSRLYERLNTAYEAISGDTHALDWVGAAMSDLEDATGVDKKLSPHYETVANSFYALQETGYELKNIIDDLEFDPARLNEVEERLALLLSLKRKYGQTIEDILLYRDKIADELDQLMNRDERLHADQVKLAQIMKDLEVEAEELSIIRIEAAKRLEAAIMEQLQQLHMEKASFKVMITQKKANEFDVNGYDEVAFHIATNVGEPLKPLVAVASGGELSRLMLALKTIFSKHQGVTSIIFDEVDTGVSGRVAQAIAEKIAMVARHSQVLCISHLPQVAAMADQHYLIKKEVKNERTMTSIENVHDKERTNELSRMLSGAETTELTLKHAEELLSLAAERKKTLQKM from the coding sequence TTGTTAAATGAACTTACAATAAGAAACTTCGCAATCATTAAACATTTAGACGTATCTTTTAAAAAAGGTCTTACAGTGCTAACAGGAGAAACAGGGGCAGGGAAGTCTATTATTATAGATGCTGTTCAGCTTTTGGCAGGTGGTCGAGGATCCCAAGGCTTTATTCGACACGGGGCAGATAGGGCGGAACTAGAAGGTCTCTTTATGATAGAAGACCCTACACATCCTGTGCTACGTACGCTAGAAAATTTCGGTATACAAGCCGATGAAGAGACCATTATATTACGACGCGATATTAATGCGAACGGAAAAAGTGTTTGTCGTATTAACGGAAAGCTCGTTACAATCGCAATCATGCGTGAAGTTGGGGCGAGCTTAATTGATATCCATGGCCAGCATGAAAACCAGGAGTTAATGCATGAGCGTAGACATATTCATTTACTTGATCAATTTGCTGGAAAGAAAATGGAGAAAGCTTATCATAGTTATACAGAAACTTACTCAAACTATACTAAGTTAAAGAAAAAGCTTGAAACTGCAAATGAAAACGAGCAGCAAATTGCCCAGCGTATTGACTTATATTCTTTCCAACTGACCGAAATTAATAACGCAAACCTAACGATTGGTGAGGAAGAAGCACTTGAAGATGAACAGCGTAAACTGCAAAACTTCAGTAGACTATACGAACGTTTAAACACTGCGTACGAAGCAATAAGTGGAGACACACATGCGTTAGACTGGGTTGGAGCAGCGATGAGTGATTTGGAAGATGCTACTGGCGTTGATAAAAAATTATCCCCCCACTATGAGACTGTGGCCAATAGTTTTTACGCACTCCAGGAGACTGGGTACGAGTTGAAAAACATTATCGACGATTTAGAATTTGATCCTGCAAGACTTAATGAAGTGGAAGAACGGCTCGCATTGCTATTATCATTAAAACGAAAGTACGGGCAAACGATAGAGGACATTTTACTTTATCGGGATAAGATTGCAGATGAGTTAGATCAATTAATGAATCGAGATGAAAGACTCCATGCAGATCAAGTTAAACTTGCTCAAATTATGAAAGACTTGGAAGTTGAGGCAGAGGAATTATCGATAATTCGTATTGAAGCTGCTAAACGTTTAGAAGCAGCGATTATGGAACAACTTCAGCAATTACATATGGAAAAAGCATCCTTTAAAGTGATGATTACACAAAAAAAGGCAAATGAATTTGACGTCAATGGTTATGATGAAGTGGCTTTTCATATCGCAACGAATGTGGGCGAACCTTTAAAGCCACTGGTAGCCGTCGCATCAGGAGGAGAATTGTCACGTTTAATGTTGGCTTTAAAAACAATTTTCTCGAAGCATCAAGGCGTTACATCAATTATTTTCGATGAAGTGGATACAGGCGTTAGTGGAAGAGTAGCACAGGCAATTGCAGAAAAAATTGCAATGGTTGCCAGACACTCCCAAGTGCTATGTATTTCTCATTTACCTCAAGTAGCTGCAATGGCGGATCAACATTATCTCATAAAAAAAGAAGTGAAAAATGAGCGTACGATGACATCAATCGAAAATGTTCATGATAAAGAAAGAACTAATGAACTGTCTCGTATGTTATCTGGTGCTGAAACAACAGAGTTAACATTAAAACATGCCGAGGAGTTACTTTCATTAGCTGCTGAACGCAAAAAAACTTTACAAAAAATGTAA
- the ahrC gene encoding transcriptional regulator AhrC/ArgR has protein sequence MNKGHRHIRIRDIISKYEIETQDQLVQSLKDAGVDVTQATISRDIKEMHLIKVPTASGGYKYSLPRIHEYNTEQKLHRALTDAFVSIDGAGHFLVLKTLPGNAQAIGSLLDHLKWDEMLGTICGDDTCLIICKDESYIDNVREKLLAML, from the coding sequence ATGAATAAAGGACATAGACATATTCGTATTCGTGATATTATTTCGAAATACGAAATTGAAACGCAAGATCAACTTGTACAAAGTTTAAAAGATGCCGGTGTAGACGTCACGCAAGCGACAATTTCTCGTGATATTAAAGAAATGCATCTGATTAAAGTACCGACAGCATCTGGCGGATACAAATATAGCTTGCCTAGAATCCACGAATACAATACCGAGCAAAAACTTCACCGTGCGTTAACGGATGCTTTTGTTAGTATAGATGGTGCAGGGCACTTTTTAGTATTAAAAACGTTACCGGGCAATGCCCAGGCAATAGGCTCTTTACTCGATCATTTGAAGTGGGATGAAATGCTAGGGACAATTTGCGGAGACGATACTTGTTTAATTATTTGTAAAGATGAATCGTATATAGACAATGTAAGAGAAAAATTACTTGCGATGCTTTGA
- a CDS encoding TlyA family RNA methyltransferase: protein MSQREPKERIDVLLVKRGLVDTREQAKRSIMAGIVYSEETRIDKPGEKIAVDAPLTVKGNTLKYVSRGGLKLEKALEVFDVTVEDKIVLDIGASTGGFTDCALQNGAKHCYALDVGYNQLAWKIRQDERVTVMERTNFRYATTDMFENGLPSFATIDVSFISLSLILPALKNIIVNGGDVIALVKPQFEAGKGKVGKKGVVRERSTHLEVLEKVAEVAYEEGYTLHDASYSPVTGGEGNIEFLFHLRAEETAERNFNADMFDALISKAYKELN, encoded by the coding sequence ATGAGTCAGCGTGAACCGAAAGAACGCATAGACGTTCTATTAGTGAAAAGAGGCTTAGTTGATACGCGTGAACAAGCGAAACGTTCAATCATGGCAGGGATTGTTTATTCAGAAGAGACGCGAATTGATAAACCAGGGGAAAAAATAGCTGTCGATGCTCCGTTAACTGTAAAAGGAAATACGTTAAAATACGTGAGTCGAGGCGGTCTCAAGCTTGAAAAAGCATTGGAAGTCTTTGATGTGACAGTGGAAGATAAAATTGTCCTTGATATCGGTGCATCTACGGGTGGATTTACGGATTGTGCCTTACAAAATGGCGCGAAACATTGTTATGCATTAGATGTCGGTTATAACCAGTTAGCATGGAAAATTAGACAAGATGAGCGAGTTACTGTGATGGAGCGGACGAATTTTAGATATGCAACGACCGACATGTTCGAGAATGGATTGCCCTCATTTGCTACGATTGATGTATCATTTATTTCATTAAGCTTAATTTTACCTGCATTGAAGAACATTATCGTAAACGGAGGCGATGTAATCGCGCTCGTGAAACCTCAATTTGAAGCAGGTAAAGGAAAAGTTGGGAAGAAAGGCGTTGTGAGGGAACGATCAACTCATTTAGAAGTGTTGGAAAAAGTTGCAGAAGTTGCCTACGAAGAAGGCTATACATTACACGACGCTTCCTACTCACCTGTCACAGGGGGAGAAGGGAATATCGAATTTCTATTTCATTTAAGAGCCGAAGAAACAGCTGAAAGAAATTTTAATGCCGATATGTTTGATGCGCTCATTTCTAAGGCTTACAAAGAGTTAAATTAG
- the dxs gene encoding 1-deoxy-D-xylulose-5-phosphate synthase, with product MDLTKINNPSFIKQLDNEQLKELATNIRSFLIEKLSVTGGHIGPNLGVVELTLILHKLFDSPNDKFLWDVGHQAYVHKILTGRASEFDTLRQYKGLCGFPKMDESEHDVWEAGHSSTSLSAAMGMAVARDIKGEDNYVLPIIGDGALTGGMALEALNHIGHEKTNMIVILNDNEMSIAPNVGALHSILGKLRTAGKYNSAKDELEYILKKIPAVGGKVATAAERVKDSLKYLLVSGVFFEELGFTYLGPVDGHDFVDLERNLNYAKKMEGPILFHVITKKGKGYRPAENDKIGTWHGTGPYKIETGDFVKSTASAPSWSGLIADTVSEIARDDKRVVAITPAMPVGSKLEAFAEEFPERFFDVGIAEQHATTMAAGLATQGMKPFLSIYSTFLQRSYDQMLHDISRQNLNVVIGIDRAGLVGADGETHQGVYDIAFLRHMPNLVIMMPKDENEGQHMVKTAMDYNDGPIAIRYPRGNGLGVHLDETLQPIPIGTWEVLRRGGDAAILTFGTSIPMALDAADLLSERGIEVMVVNARFIKPLDTKMLDELFSQEIPIITVEEAVLAGGFGSAVLEYAHDVSYNAAPIERMGIPDQFIEHGDVPQLLAEIGMTSENLAMNVHDLVKKYILKRESV from the coding sequence GTGGATCTTACAAAAATTAACAATCCATCTTTTATTAAACAGCTCGATAATGAGCAATTGAAAGAACTTGCAACTAACATTCGCTCCTTCCTAATCGAGAAATTATCTGTTACTGGTGGTCATATTGGTCCAAACCTTGGCGTTGTAGAGTTAACATTAATTCTACACAAACTTTTTGATAGTCCGAATGATAAGTTTTTATGGGACGTCGGTCATCAAGCATACGTTCATAAAATTCTAACTGGACGGGCAAGTGAATTTGATACGTTAAGACAATATAAAGGGCTTTGCGGATTTCCTAAAATGGACGAAAGTGAACACGATGTCTGGGAAGCGGGCCATAGTTCGACTTCTTTATCGGCTGCAATGGGGATGGCAGTTGCACGTGATATTAAAGGAGAAGACAATTACGTATTACCGATTATCGGTGATGGTGCGTTAACGGGCGGTATGGCGCTAGAAGCGTTAAATCATATTGGACACGAGAAAACGAATATGATTGTGATTTTAAATGATAATGAAATGTCCATTGCCCCAAACGTAGGCGCTTTACACTCCATCTTAGGAAAACTTCGTACTGCTGGAAAATACAACTCAGCGAAAGATGAGTTAGAGTATATTTTGAAAAAGATTCCAGCAGTTGGTGGTAAAGTTGCTACGGCTGCTGAACGTGTAAAAGACAGCTTAAAATATTTACTGGTGTCAGGGGTCTTTTTCGAAGAACTAGGTTTCACTTATCTTGGTCCAGTTGATGGCCATGATTTTGTAGATTTAGAACGTAATTTAAATTATGCCAAAAAAATGGAAGGGCCAATTCTTTTTCATGTGATTACGAAAAAAGGGAAAGGGTATCGTCCTGCTGAAAACGATAAAATCGGTACTTGGCACGGGACAGGTCCGTATAAAATTGAAACGGGCGATTTTGTGAAGTCAACAGCATCTGCGCCGTCATGGAGCGGCTTGATTGCTGATACTGTTAGCGAAATTGCGCGGGATGATAAGCGAGTTGTAGCCATTACACCGGCAATGCCAGTCGGCTCGAAATTAGAGGCTTTTGCAGAAGAGTTCCCGGAACGCTTTTTTGACGTTGGAATTGCGGAGCAGCATGCAACAACAATGGCGGCAGGTCTTGCAACTCAAGGTATGAAGCCTTTTCTGTCGATTTATTCGACATTTTTACAAAGATCTTACGACCAAATGCTTCACGATATTTCTCGACAAAATTTAAATGTCGTTATCGGAATTGATCGAGCTGGTCTTGTAGGCGCAGATGGAGAAACACACCAGGGCGTTTATGACATTGCGTTTTTACGTCATATGCCGAATTTGGTCATTATGATGCCTAAAGATGAAAATGAAGGGCAGCATATGGTGAAAACTGCAATGGATTATAATGATGGACCGATAGCAATTCGATATCCGCGTGGAAATGGTTTAGGAGTTCATCTAGATGAAACTTTACAGCCAATTCCTATTGGAACTTGGGAAGTCTTGCGTCGTGGTGGAGATGCGGCTATTTTAACTTTTGGTACAAGTATACCAATGGCTTTAGATGCCGCAGATTTGTTGTCGGAAAGAGGAATAGAAGTCATGGTGGTGAATGCACGATTCATCAAACCACTCGATACCAAGATGCTTGACGAATTATTCAGTCAAGAAATACCAATTATAACAGTAGAAGAAGCTGTACTTGCCGGTGGTTTTGGGAGCGCGGTATTAGAATACGCGCATGATGTATCTTATAATGCTGCGCCGATTGAGAGAATGGGAATACCAGATCAATTTATTGAGCATGGAGATGTACCACAGTTATTAGCTGAAATCGGAATGACTTCTGAAAATTTAGCTATGAATGTACATGACTTAGTTAAAAAATATATATTGAAAAGAGAAAGTGTATGA